In Fusarium musae strain F31 chromosome 7, whole genome shotgun sequence, a single window of DNA contains:
- a CDS encoding hypothetical protein (EggNog:ENOG41), with protein sequence MDRQPAAISTSHTTPPSEAPTSPSAQAGAVRCMRHTNSWTPSIQRRQSWSPEEQKHEMHMDKIGQVAIGPGFTEREGS encoded by the exons ATGGATCGCCAACCAGCAgccatctcaacatcccATACAACCCCTCCCTCAGAAG CTCCGACTTCTCCATCCGCCCAAGCCGGTGCCGTCCGATGCATGCGCCACACGAATAGCTGGACGCCCTCTATCCAGCGACGACAGAGCTGGAGTCCTGAGGAGCAGAAGCATGAGATGCACATGGACAAGATCGGGCAGGTCGCTATAGGTCCTGGATTTACAGAGCGAGAGGGCTCTTAG
- a CDS encoding hypothetical protein (EggNog:ENOG41) — MKPYSLAGSKRSAPSLLPPFEPLSSSPNLPRPVKRQNLGSGRSSSRAHLKYPTPVPTSSTGILSSSPPQRSATASERAPLAAVPAVELSENGETLIMGRSSNSSHYQISADRLVSRVHVKARFVAAASPLEPSKIEIVCNGWNGLKLHSQGRTWELYKGDSFTSETEGSEIIIDVQNSRVLVQWPKRALDHLSDTTWDSPPCQARAQAILQSSPPRRASRIASPESPTPASLSSSRRLQALLPGQRDIEIYEDDAELQLPEHKHDPTNINVSMCTDVTASFSSEVSDGEDHNPDEENDPIVHSFGPFGADISCRLASITTKSPKVFKGVKRANPLHSAIASDLFAPRQIPAPPQSPRKQQARTESPLSSPPRMSSPTPEIFRMSFESHPAVGNHVINQLAFSRLSSTPLSTIMAHLPSEEKQDLSKDDLRDVIESTPCIGIIKRQGKDAAGKPLESEYYYVPEEDDDQQRRAAVVDGLRKPSLRACRKQHKQYYWKRPKTP, encoded by the exons ATGAAGCCCTACTCCCTCGCCGGCTCCAAGCGCTCAGCACCGAGTCTCCTTCCGCCCTTTGAGccactctcatcatctccaaacCTCCCTCGACCCGTGAAGCGACAAAATCTCGGCTCTGGGCGCTCCTCGTCGCGAGCTCACCTCAAATATCCTACTCCCGTTCCCACGTCGAGCACAGGTATCCTCTCGAGTTCCCCGCCTCAACGGTCCGCTACCGCTTCCGAGCGTGCCCCGCTCGCTGCCGTCCCCGCTGTCGAACTCTCGGAAAACGGCGAGACCCTCATCATGGGCCGATCGTCCAACTCGTCACACTACCAGATCTCCGCTGACCGCCTCGTCTCCCGCGTCCACGTAAAGGCTCGCTTCGTCGCTGCCGCGAGCCCCCTCGAGCCCAGCAAGATCGAAATCGTCTGCAATGGCTGGAACGGTCTCAAGTTGCATAGCCAGGGTCGTACGTGGGAGCTGTACAAGGGCGATAGCTTCACCAGTGAAACAGAGGGCTCCGAGATCATAATTGACGTGCAAAACTCGCGTGTCCTCGTCCAATGGCCCAAGCGGGCTCTTGACCATCTCTCCGACACCACCTGGGACTCTCCTCCCTGCCAGGCTCGTGCCCAGGCCATTCTCCAGTCTTCCCCTCCTCGTCGCGCTTCTCGTATTGCTTCTCCCGAGAGCCCTACGCCTGCTAGTCTCTCTAGCTCCCGCCGCCTCCAGGCTCTGCTCCCTGGACAGCGTGACATTGAAATCTACGAGGACGATGCTGAGCTTCAACTCCCTGAGCACAAGCATGATCCTACTAACATCAATGTCAGCATGTGCACCGATGTGACTGCCAGCTTCAGCAGTGAGGTCAGTGATGGTGAAGACCACAACCCCGATGAGGAGAATGATCCTATCGTGCACTCCTTCGGGCCTTTCGGCGCCGACATTTCCTGCCGGTTGGCTTCGATAACGACAAAGTCTCCCAAGGTGTTCAAGGGTGTCAAGCGTGCCAACCCTCTCCACAGCGCCATTGCCTCGGATCTGTTCGCTCCTCGTCAGATTCCTGCTCCTCCACAGTCTCCTCGCAAGCAGCAGGCCAGGACCGAGTCTCCACTCTCGTCTCCTCCTCGAATGTCTTCTCCGACCCCGGAGATCTTCAGGATGTCCTTTGAGTCCCACCCTGCTGTTGGCAACCATGTCATCAATCAGCTCGCTTTCTCGCGCTTGTCCTCGACTCCTCTGTCCACCATCATGGCCCACCTGCCCTCCGAGGAGAAGCAAGACCTTTCCAAGGACGATCTCCGTGATGTTATTGAGAGTACACCCTGCATTGGTATCATCAAGCGCCAGGGCAAGGACGCAGCCGGTAAGCCCCTTGAGAGCGAGTATTATTATGTCcctgaggaagacgacgaccaGCAGCGTCGCGCCGCAGTCGTCGATGGCCTTCGCAAGCCCAGTCTCCGCGCTTGTCGCAAGCAACACAAG CAATACTACTGGAAGCGTCCCAAGACTCCCTGA
- a CDS encoding hypothetical protein (CAZy:GH3): MASIRSVLVSGLLAAGVNAQAYDASDRAEDAFSWVQPKNTTILGQYGHSPHYPANNATGKGWEDAFAKAQNFVSQLTLEEKADMVTGTPGPCVGNIVAIPRLNFNGLCLHDGPLAIRVADYASVFPAGVSAASSWDKDLLYQRGLAMGQEFKAKGAHILLGPVAGPLGRSAYSGRNWEGFSPDPYLTGIAMEETIMGHQDAGVQATAKHFIGNEQEVMRNPTFVKDGYIGEVDKEALSSNMDDRTMHELYLWPFANAVHAKASSMMCSYQRLNGSYSCQNSKVLNGILRDELGFQGYVMSDWGATHAGVAAINSGLDMDMPGGIGAYGTYFTKSFFGGNLTRAVTNGTLDETRVNDMITRIMTPYFWLGQDKDYPSVDPSSGDLNTFSPKSSWFREFNLTGERSRDVRGNHGDLIRKHGAESTVLLKNEKNALPLKKPKSIAVFGNDAGDITEGFYNQNDYEFGTLVAGGGSGTGRLTYLVSPLAAINARAKQDGTLVQQWMNNTLIATTNVTDLWIPATPDVCLVFLKTWAEEAADREHLSVDWDGNDVVESVAKYCNNTVVVTHSSGINTLPWADHPNVTAILAAHFPGQESGNSLVDLLYGDVNPSGRLPYTIAFNGTDYNAPPTTAVNTTGKEDWQSWFDEKLEIDYRYFDAHNISVRYEFGFGLSYSTFEISDISAEPLASDITSQPEDLPVQPGGNPALWETVYNVTVSVSNTGKVDGATVPQLYVTFPDSAPAGTPPKQLRGFDKVFLEAGESKSVSFELMRRDLSYWDIISQKWLIPEGEFTIRVGFSSRDLKEETKVTVVEA; the protein is encoded by the exons ATGGCTAGCATTCGATCTGTGTTGGTCTCGGGTCTTTTGGCCGCGGGTGTCAATGCCCAAGCCTACGATGCGAGTGATCGCGCTGAAGATGCTTTCAGCTGGGTCCAGCCCAAGAACACCACTATTCTTGGACAGTACGGCCATTCGCCTCATTACCCTGCCA ACAATGCTACTGGCAAGGGCTGGGAAGATGCCTTCGCCAAGGCTCAAAACTTTGTCTCCCAACTAACCCTCGAGGAAAAGGCCGACATGGTCACAGGAACTCCAGGTCCTTGCGTCGGCAACATCGTCGCCATTCCCcgtctcaacttcaacggtCTCTGTCTTCACGACGGCCCCCTCGCCATCCGAGTAGCAGACTACGCCAGTGTTTTCCCCGCTGGTGTATCAGCCGCTTCATCATGGGACAAGGACCTCCTCTACCAGCGCGGTCTCGCGATGGGTCAAGagttcaaggccaagggtgcTCACATCCTCCTCGGCCCCGTCGCCGGTCCTCTTGGCCGCTCGGCATACTCTGGTCGTAACTGGGAGGGTTTCTCGCCGGACCCTTACCTCACTGGTATTGCGATGGAGGAGACCATCATGGGACATCAAGATGCTGGTGTTCAGGCTACTGCGAAGCACTTTATCGGTAATGAGCAGGAGGTCATGCGAAACCCTACTTTTGTCAAGGATGGGTATATTGGtgaggttgacaaggaggCTCTTTCGTCTAACATGGATGATCGAACCATGCACGAGCTTTACCTCTGGCCCTTTGCCAATGCTGTTCATGCCAAGGCTTCCAGCATGATGTGCTCGTACCAGCGTCTCAACGGCTCCTACAGCTGCCAGAACTCAAAGGTCCTCAACGGAATTCTGCGTGATGAGCTTGGTTTCCAGGGCTACGTCATGTCAGATTGGGGTGCCACCCACGCCGGTGTTGCTGCCATCAACAGCGGTCTCGACATGGACATGCCCGGTGGTATCGGTGCCTACGGAACATACTTTACCAAGTCCTTCTTCGGCGGCAACCTCACCCGCGCCGTCACCAACGGCACCCTCGACGAGACCCGCGTCAACGACATGATCACCCGCATCATGACTCCCTACTTCTGGCTCGGCCAGGACAAGGACTATCCCTCCGTCGACCCCTCCAGCGGTGATCTCAACACCTTCAGCCCCAAGAGCTCCTGGTTCCGCGAGTTCAACCTCACCGGCGAGCGCAGCCGTGACGTCCGCGGTAACCACGGCGACTTGATCCGCAAGCACGGCGCCGAGTCTACCGTCCTTctcaagaacgagaagaacGCCCTTCCCCTTAAGAAGCCCAAGTCCATCGCTGTCTTTGGCAACGATGCTGGTGATATCACTGAGGGTTTCTACAACCAGAATGACTACGAATTTGGCActcttgttgctggtggtggctCTGGAACTGGTCGTTTGACATACCTTGTTTCGCCTCTAGCCGCCATCAATGCTCGTGCTAAGCAGGACGGTACTCTTGTTCAGCAGTGGATGAACAACACTCTTATTGCTACCACCAACGTCACTGATCTCTGGATCCCTGCTACTCCCGATGTCTGCCTCGTTTTCTTGAAGACTTGGgctgaggaggctgctgaTCGTGAGCACCTCTCCGTTGACTGGGACGGTAACGATGTTGTCGAGTCTGTGGCCAAGTACTGCAACAACACTGTCGTCGTCACCCACTCTTCCGGTATCAACACTCTTCCTTGGGCTGACCATCCCAACGTCACTGCTATTCTCGCTGCCCACTTCCCCGGTCAGGAGTCTGGCAACTCCCTCGTTGACCTCCTCTACGGCGATGTCAACCCCTCTGGTCGTCTTCCCTACACCATCGCCTTCAACGGCACCGACTACAACGCTCCCCCCACCACTGCCGTCAACACCACCGGCAAGGAGGACTGGCAGTCTTGGTTCGACGAGAAGCTCGAGATTGACTACCGCTATTTCGACGCGCACAACATCTCCGTCCGCTACGAATTCGGATTCGGCCTCTCCTACTCCACCTTTGAAATCTCCGACATCTCCGCTGAGCCACTCGCATCCGACATTACCTCCCAGCCCGAGGATCTCCCCGTGCAGCCCGGCGGCAACCCCGCCCTCTGGGAGACCGTCTACAACGTGACCGTCTCCGTCTCCAACACGGGCAAGGTCGACGGCGCCACTGTCCCCCAGCTATACGTGACATTCCCCGACAGCGCGCCTGCCGGTACACCACCCAAGCAGCTCCGTGGCTTCGACAAGGTCTTCCTTGAGGCTGGCGAGAGCAAGAGTGTCAGCTTTGAGCTGATGCGCCGTGATCTGAGCTACTGGGATATCATTTCTCAGAAGTGGCTCATCCCTGAGGGAGAATTTACTATTCGTGTTGGATTCAGCAGTCGGGACTTGAAGGAGGAGACAAAGGTTACTGTTGTTGAGGCGTAA
- a CDS encoding hypothetical protein (EggNog:ENOG41), whose protein sequence is MASEMKTCFVERKDAIQVHDHCPERPYVELEVPQDAKRVHAVTFGGTSRDQGWADRSEAVSFTWWDASVKRPEGRGDLRTITVLNNRLANDEPQNWSDRWTVFHGPRRRLWIEALRPGDVIQLIPRAMYMAWVNIIDEGSIKIEYEPKDLGEELQALQLTSNASHYAEALSVERQDIRLLHVEPGSFDDPIQCSFRLASLKEVVSKGIDFHALSYCWGDPTEREDIFLSKKGDFDNGKEAMPFSIGKSAAQALRRLRLEGETLVIWIDAVCINQDDLEERAQQVTLMSQIYSLASVVHIWLGENNHGVEACLKLIRDICNSNSRLCQGGEQCSCAGTAHLTPLEEIRAYEQSKKDEGKAISFKGMLEVFDIHLKNWTREIIDLAGWYGNTQLSFLMSTLYENPWFTRVWVIQEALSAKQPFIHCSGEQVPWGEVVQVSSWLENPGYSSQNPHIVSQQISMAAIWKTLKPKGRTTEVPTTPIEAQDTNELSSILEVFLSGLDLKATDPRDKLFALLTFANETHDTTKLDDLIRPNYDKSKERVFADFTRWWIREHNSVAILSTIHCQPSRTWVKILGPEAQDPVTDRPTWSVDSKGSSRRTQANLNARFKFKAAGDTKPNLELLKTDDPLVLRLSGLHITEIRSVSHAPIEYIYPYQKPVEEQSELSQVFDKIFDPCALSPFWSRNQTADGFKTENNETCNMKYLDHMRSHWNYRSREPLEVLKPNAGEGLEHYKTNKLPTCMEPCFFVTNSGLFGLCPWRSKERDLIVLLDGGNVPYLLRPVGEERFELVGECFVQGIMHGEILEGLAKLGNGLGKRQVFTIV, encoded by the exons ATGGCATCCGAAATGAAAACATGTTTTGTTGAGCGCAAAGATGCCATTCAGGTCCATGATCACTGTCCTGAGCGTCCGTATGTTGAGTTGGAAGTGCCGCAAGATGCGAAGCGAGTTCACGCTGTGACTTTCGGAGGAACGTCACGCGATCAAG GCTGGGCAGATAGATCAGAAGCTGTGTCATTCACCTGGTGGGACGCTTCAGTAAAACGCCCAGAAGGACGTGGAGATCTACGCACTATCACTGTACTCAATAACCGTCTAGCAAATGACGAGCCCCAGAACTGGTCTGATCGATGGACTGTCTTCCATGGACCCAGACGAAGACTCTGGATTGAGGCACTTCGACCAGGCGATGTCATTCAGTTGATCCCTCGAGCTATGTATATGGCTTGGGTGAATATTATTGACGAGGGAAGTATCAAGATTGAGTACGAGCCTAAGGATTTGGGGGAAGAACTTCAAGCCCTACAACTTACCTCAAACGCCTCGCATTATGCCGAGGCGCTGAGTGTCGAAAGGCAGGATATTCGACTCCTCCATGTTGAGCCAGGGAGTTTTGATGACCCGATCCAATGTTCTTTCCGCTTGGCAAGCCTGAAGGAAGTCGTGTCAAAAGGGATCGACTTCCACGCCTTGTCGTATTGCTGGGGAGATCCTACCGAGAGAGAAGACATCTTCCTATCGAAAAAGGGTGACTTCGACAATGGAAAGGAAGCTATGCCTTTTAGTATTGGAAAGTCTGCTGCCCAAGCACTTCGTCGGTTACGACTAGAGGGAGAAACTCTGGTTATATGGATCGACGCCGTGTGCATCAACCAAGATGATCTCGAGGAGAGAGCCCAGCAGGTCACGCTCATGAGTCAGATTTACTCCTTGGCGTCGGTCGTTCACATTTGGCTGGGAGAGAATAACCACGGCGTCGAGGCTTGCTTGAAGCTTATCCGAGATATCTGCAACTCGAACTCCAGATTATGCCAAGGTGGTGAGCAATGCTCATGCGCTGGAACAGCCCACTTAACTCCCCTTGAGGAGATTCGAGCTTATGAGCagagcaagaaggatgagggAAAGGCCATCTCTTTCAAGGGGATGTTGGAGGTCTTCGATATCCACTTGAAAAACTGGACAAGAGAGATTATAGATCTGGCTGGCTGGTATGGAAACACCCAACTGTCGTTCCTCATGAGCACTCTCTACGAAAACCCGTGGTTTACCCGAGTCTGGGTTATCCAGGAAGCTCTATCAGCGAAACAACCCTTCATTCATTGTTCCGGAGAGCAGGTCCCTTGGGGGGAAGTGGTACAAGTCAGCAGTTGGCTTGAAAACCCTGGATATTCCAGCCAAAACCCGCACATTGTCTCACAACAGATTTCCATGGCTGCTATTTGGAAGACCCTCAAACCAAAAGGCAGAACTACGGAGGTTCCGACAACTCCCATCGAAGCACAAGATACGAATGAGTTATCCAGTATCTTAGAAGTCTTTCTTTCCGGTCTGGATCTCAAGGCAACCGATCCTCGAGATAAACTGTTTGCATTGCTCACCTTTGCGAATGAGACGCACGATACTACGAAATTGGATGATTTGATCCGGCCCAACTACGATAAGTCGAAGGAGAGAGTGTTTGCTGACTTCACTCGCTGGTGGATCCGAGAGCATAACTCGGTGGCCATTTTATCTACTATTCATTGTCAACCATCACGTACTTGGGTAAAGATTCTGGGGCCTGAAGCCCAGGATCCAGTGACGGATCGACCGACTTGGTCTGTTGACAGCAAAGGAAGCTCAAGACGGACTCAAGCCAACTTGAACGCACGGTTCAAATTCAAAGCAGCAGGCGATACGAAGCCGAATCTTGAGCTGCTCAAGACTGACGATCCTCTCGTTCTTCGACTCTCAGGTCTTCACATTACCGAGATAAGGAGCGTCAGCCACGCACCCATCGAGTACATATATCCTTACCAAAAGCCTGTCGAAGAGCAAAGCGAACTATCTCAAGTCTTTGACAAAATCTTCGATCCCTGTGCTCTATCACCATTCTGGTCACGAAACCAAACTGCAGATGGCTTCAAAACAGAAAACAACGAGACATGCAACATGAAATATCTAGATCATATGCGTTCTCACTGGAACTACCGTTCGCGAGAACCTCTTGAAGTGCTGAAACCAAACGCCGGGGAAGGGTTGGAGCACTACAAGACGAATAAGCTTCCGACATGTATGGAGCCTTGTTTCTTTGTGACTAATTCGGGGTTGTTTGGCTTATGTCCTTGGCGATCGAAAGAGAGAGATTTGATTGTGTTGCTTGATGGCGGTAATGTACCGTATTTGCTGAGGCCTGTTGGGGAGGAGAGGTTCGAGTTGGTCGGGGAGTGTTTTGTACAGGGGATCATGCATGGGGAGATATTGGAGGGGTTGGCGAAGCTGGGGAATGGGCTTGGGAAGAGACAGGTTTTCACTATTGTTTAG
- a CDS encoding hypothetical protein (EggNog:ENOG41), whose translation MASTDYAHHFTEKNIPFGIASSQSHKTPQAVTRLGNTVIFLNDLVEKFKDVDGLPQGVFSEQTLNSFAALPKSVHQNIRKQIQQTYQQDGLDGFPSGGKEEISAVTMHLPVEIKDFADFSCSLDHVINAGRIVVNNGTPPPGFFKFPVGYQGRTGSIVVSGTDIERPYGQFKNPAATEGDDPIIYAPSQKVDYEVELAAVVGKPLGMRERLHAKDAEEHIFGFVILNDWSARDIQGFEMFPLGPFNGKSLGTSISPWIITLDALEPFRTKAQEQKAISASYLQHPNPSTFSITLKVDVLANNVTTTLGVCPVESLYWTPQQMVAHSVSSGSALRTGDILATGTVSGSEETSRGCMLESTEGGSKPVTLSDGSKRGFLEDGDVVRITGSVGGEESGVGFGECIGQLTPARPY comes from the exons ATGGCATCTACTGACTATGCTCACCACTTCACTGAGAAGAACATTCCTTTCGGAATAGCTTCATCACAGTCTCATAAGACTCCTCAAGCTGTGACCAGACTTGGAAATACCGTGATATTCCTGAATGATCTCGTCGAAAAATTCAAGGATGTTGACGGCCTTCCTCAAGGTGTATTCAGCGAGCAGACTCTGAACTCTTTTGCTGCTCTCCCCAAGTCCGTGCATCAGAATATTCGAAAGCAAATCCAACAAACCTATCAGCAAGATGGTCTCGATGGGTTTCCTTCAGGAGGCAAAGAAGAAATCAGTGCTGTGACGATGCATTTACCAGTAGAGATCAAAGACTTTGCAG ACTTCTCCTGCTCCCTTGACCACGTCATAAACGCAGGCCGTATAGTAGTCAACAACGGAACGCCACCACCCggcttcttcaagttcccAGTGGGATACCAAGGCCGAACAGGCTCTATCGTGGTTTCAGGAACGGATATTGAGCGTCCTTATGGACAGTTCAAGAACCCTGCTGCCACTGAAGGCGATGACCCTATTATTTATGCGCCGTCTCAGAAGGTTGATTACGAAGTCGAGCTTGCAGCTGTTGTTGGAAAGCCGTTGGGTATGAGGGAGAGACTTCATGCTAAGGATGCTGAGGAGCACATCTTTGGTTTTGTGATTCTCAATGATTGGAGTG CTCGAGATATTCAAGGCTTTGAGATGTTTCCTCTCGGCCCTTTCAACGGCAAGAGTCTAGGAACTTCCATCTCTCCCTGGATCATCACCCTCGATGCTCTAGAACCCTTCAGAACCAAGGCTCAAGAGCAGAAAGCTATATCAGCTTCATACCTTCAGCATCCTAACCCCTCAACGTTCTCTATCACCTTGAAGGTCGACGTCTTGGCAAACAACGTCACCACAACACTTGGTGTCTGTCCAGTTGAGTCTCTGTACTGGACGCCTCAACAGATGGTTGCGCACTCTGTTAGCTCGGGAAGTGCACTCAGGACCGGTGATATCCTGGCCACGGGGACTGTTTCTGGTTCTGAGGAGACAAGTCGGGGTTGTATGCTTGAGAGTACAGAGGGTGGTAGCAAGCCTGTTACGTTGAGCGATGGGTCGAAGAGGGGTTTtcttgaggatggtgatgttgtgagGATAACGGGGTCTGTCGGTGGTGAAGAGTCCGGGGTCGGATTTGGTGAATGTATTGGCCAGCTTACTCCTGCTCGCCCTTACTGA
- a CDS encoding hypothetical protein (EggNog:ENOG41), whose translation MKFTIIAALAVLSGVHAADSASTTITCSSCPSAVTTPDIVTRSALPTTSCTEKPLAVVSMNKGDSGAAAPTGSGAASTPTAQVPVSGASIKKGSVGGMAAAAVLMAVYML comes from the exons ATGAAGTTTACTATCATCGCTGCTCTCGCAG TCCTGTCAGGAGTCCACGCCGCCGACTCTGCATCTACAACAATTACCTGCAGCTCTTGTCCCTCGGCCGTAACGACCCCTGATATCGTCACACGATCCGCTCTCCCTACCACATCCTGCACCGAGAAGCCTCTGGCTGTTGTGTCAATGAACAAGGGCGACAGTGGAGCTGCTGCACCTACTGGCTCTGGTGCTGCTTCTACCCCTACAGCTCAGGTCCCCGTGTCTGGAGCTAGTATCAAGAAGGGTAGCGTTGGTGGAATGGCTGCGGCGGCTGTGTTGATGGCTGTTTATATGCTTTAG
- a CDS encoding hypothetical protein (EggNog:ENOG41) — MYFSTALPLLAAGLASAAPVIEKRASGLNDGVILNYALTLEHLEDNFYRQGLSNFTEKDFADAGYDSTFYNNIKKVSSDETAHVDFLTKALKAAGVTPVEECTYSFGVTDVKTFLATASVLEGVGVSAYLGAAADIMSKTYLTAAGSILTVEARHSSYIRGALKQVPFAQPFDAPLSYNEVYSLASGFITGCPKENPALPVKAFPALTAAASGSEIKTGSTVTLQTPGYTLEGAKGQSVYAAFIAVTGPTFVEAKAVDGGFSVEIPEGFAGQTYVVLTGCKDVVSDDTVAAGPAIIEISS, encoded by the exons ATGTACTTCTCTACTGCCCTTCCCCTATTGGCCGCTGGCCTTGCCTCCGCTGCTCCTGTCATCGAGAAACGTGCCTCTGGCCTCAACGACGGAGTCATCCTCAACTACGCTCTTACTCTAGAGCATCTCGAGGATAACTTCTATCGTCAAGGTCTTTCCAACTTTACTGAGAAGGACTTTGCAGATGCTGGATATGACTCGACATtctacaacaacatcaagaaggtcTCTTCTGATGAGACTGCCCATGTTGACTTTCTCACCAAGGCTCTCAAGG CTGCCGGTGTCACACCCGTTGAGGAGTGCACATACTCCTTCGGCGTCACAGACGTCAAGACCTTCCTCGCAACCGCCTCCGTCCTCGAAGGCGTCGGCGTCTCAGCCTATCTCGGCGCCGCAGCCGACATCATGAGCAAGACCTATCTCACCGCCGCCGGATCCATCCTCACCGTCGAGGCGCGTCACTCATCCTACATCCGCGGTGCTCTCAAGCAAGTACCCTTCGCCCAGCCCTTCGACGCTCCTCTGAGCTACAACGAGGTGTACTCTCTTGCTTCGGGCTTCATCACAGGATGCCCCAAGGAGAACCCTGCTCTGCCCGTCAAGGCTTTCCCGGCTttgactgctgctgcttcggGTAGTGAGATCAAGACTGGTAGCACTGTCACTCTCCAGACTCCTGGGTATACCCTTGAGGGTGCTAAGGGTCAGAGTGTCTATGCTGCTTTCATCGCTGTTACTGGACCTACGTTTgttgaggccaaggctgttgatggtggttTCTCTGTTGAGATTCCTGAGGGCTTTGCTGGACAGACCTATGTTGTCCTTACTGGCTGCAAGGATGTTGTCTCTGATGACACCGTCGCTGCTGGACCTGCCATCATTGAG ATCTCCAGCTAA
- a CDS encoding hypothetical protein (EggNog:ENOG41), with translation MKASLTPVHFFSHGSTMMLGEESESADYWKKAGDQALANNIKGIIMMGAHWDAEGDRMQVAMNPKPGKSPVAYVHPSKYVDYELNPDLETGERCISLLKDAGFNVSGNTEFDWIHDTYLILIRMFPNGCPPTTLISMNARFDPHYHMRVGETLRPLRKENYLIIGSGGAVHNLYRNIWAPILYYSDNFAQEKPPEAWALEFRQAVEDVIKNNSGPKLRRAMTRLMKHPFYRDAHATDDHFMSALFVAGAVGDEEDEGIYGELKAETWELTNMCNSQFTFGSWPRTLATAAA, from the exons ATGAAAGCCAGTCTGACACCTGTTCACTTCTTCTCCCATGGTTCGACCATGATGCTGGGAGAAGAGTCCGAGTCTGCCGACTATTGGAAGAAGGCCGGTGATCAAGCATTGGCCAACAACATTAAGGGGATCATCATGATG GGCGCTCATTGGGACGCTGAAGGCGATCGCATGCAAGTCGCCATGAACCCCAAGCCAGGCAAATCCCCCGTCGCATACGTCCACCCTTCAAAATACGTCGACTACGAGCTCAACCCCGATCTCGAGACCGGCGAGCGCTGCATCTCCCTCCTTAAAGACGCCGGCTTCAACGTCTCCGGAAACACCGAGTTCGACTGGATCCACGACACAtacctcatcctcatccgcATGTTTCCCAACGGCTGCCCACCAACGACACTGATCTCCATGAACGCGCGCTTCGATCCTCACTACCACATGCGCGTCGGCGAGACCCTGCGTCCTCTGCGAAAAGAAAATTATCTCATTATTGGATCTGGCGGTGCAGTACATAACTTGTATCGCAACATCTGGGCGCCGATTTTGTATTACTCTGATAACTTTGCGCAAGAGAAACCACCTGAGGCGTGGGCCCTGGAGTTTCGAcaggctgttgaggatgTCATCAAGAATAACAGTGGACCGAAGTTGAGACGTGCGAtgacgaggttgatgaagcaTCCGTTCTATAGAGATGCTCATGCTACGGATGATCACTTCATGTCAGCGTTGTTTGTGGCGGGCGCGGttggggatgaggaggatgagggtaTTTATGGtgagctcaaggctgagacttGGGAGTTGACGAATATGTGTAATAGCCAGTTTACTTTTGGATCATGGCCGAGGACCCTTGCGACTGCGGCGGCATAA